In Sulfurisphaera javensis, a single genomic region encodes these proteins:
- a CDS encoding sulfocyanin, with the protein MKIDKIGLILIALSAIILIIGGIFFAMAAIPHTTVSSSHTSISSTTTSTTTSTSTSTSSTTTSSSSPVWA; encoded by the coding sequence ATGAAGATAGATAAAATAGGTCTTATATTAATTGCCCTCTCAGCAATAATCCTTATAATTGGTGGAATATTTTTTGCCATGGCAGCAATACCTCACACTACAGTATCAAGTAGTCATACAAGTATTAGTAGCACTACGACATCAACAACTACATCAACAAGCACCAGTACTTCATCCACAACAACCTCCTCATCTTCACCAGTATGGGCTTAA